Part of the Drosophila kikkawai strain 14028-0561.14 chromosome 3L, DkikHiC1v2, whole genome shotgun sequence genome is shown below.
TTACATGCATACAAAACccttaaatacatttatagttttatttatttataatatttaatttagattATTGTTATGAATGCAATGTACACATTTTTGCATGTAGCTCTTCGCCAACATTTGATTTTCGCTACAGCAATCATACAAAAGAATCGGATGATACtcgcagatacagatacagataaaAGCCTAACGACAATTTGTCCAGTTTTAGCAGCCTAATTCAAGTCAGTTTCCGGCTGGCTGGCTTGGTTCGTTGTCCACCGCTGGAGCAGTCGCGGGCGGTGGTACCGATGGTGTAAAAGCGTGGACCATCTGCGGGGGCAACGGCGTCGGCTGCGTGGGAAATAGTCCGCCCATGGAGGGCTGCACCTGCGGATACGAGGGTACTGTCTGCGCGCCGGCTGGATAGGAGAGAACCGATGGTGCCGACATATAAACTTGCTGCGGGGCCGAGAACATGGGCACCGCCGCTGGCGCTGCCGTGGCCTGTGGAAAGGGCAGCTGGGCGGCGGGTATGCCACCCACAGTTgcgttgtgttgtgtgttgggATCAAAAACACCGGGTATAAAGATGTTAGCTGGCGGCGGCAAAGGCTgagccggagctggagctggtgctTGAGCCGGAGTTGGAGCTGGTGCTTGAACCGGAGGTACAGCCACGTCAGTGCCCACAGTTACAGACTGAAAGGGTGTGGCAGCAGGAGGAGCGGGTTCACCAATATTGGCCTGGGTCTCCAGCGCTGCAGTGAGAGCATCAGTGGCTTCATCCGGATTAAAGTAGGTCTTGAATAGGCTTTGAGCCGGTGGCTCAATGGTTGGTGGTCTGATCTCCGCGTTTGTCGAACCAAAAGTGTTGGCCAACGGCGGTATATAAGGCAGCGTTGGTGAAACAACAGCAGACCCAGCTGCAGCGGCAGCCACCGGGGCACCCGTCGAAGGCACTCCGCCCGAGGTCAGCAGGGGAGCAGAAGCCTCCGAGGCAGTGGTGGCTGGGCCGCCGCCAGCTACGGGAGCCGCCTGAACAGGGATTCGGTGCAGGTAACCGAAGCCAATGCCGCAGCCGAGAGCTCCTTCGCCGCCCCAAGCTGTGTTCGGCTTGATCGTTACCTCGCGGCAAGCGTCGTCGTCCAAATTGTAGACGTACATCTTAAGGGGCTGCTGCTCGTGCGTTTCGATCAGCGTAAACAGATCGT
Proteins encoded:
- the Grasp65 gene encoding Golgi reassembly-stacking protein 2, translating into MGSSHSIHVPGGGTEGYHVLKVQDNSPGQKAGLEAFFDFIVAIAGTRLDQDNDMLKELLRQNVDKPVRLTVYSSKTQTVRELTLTPSNSWGGQGLLGVSIRFCSFEGANESVWHILEVHPNSPAELAGLRAYSDYVIGADAIRHENDDLFTLIETHEQQPLKMYVYNLDDDACREVTIKPNTAWGGEGALGCGIGFGYLHRIPVQAAPVAGGGPATTASEASAPLLTSGGVPSTGAPVAAAAAGSAVVSPTLPYIPPLANTFGSTNAEIRPPTIEPPAQSLFKTYFNPDEATDALTAALETQANIGEPAPPAATPFQSVTVGTDVAVPPVQAPAPTPAQAPAPAPAQPLPPPANIFIPGVFDPNTQHNATVGGIPAAQLPFPQATAAPAAVPMFSAPQQVYMSAPSVLSYPAGAQTVPSYPQVQPSMGGLFPTQPTPLPPQMVHAFTPSVPPPATAPAVDNEPSQPAGN